The nucleotide sequence TCAGTTCTTTGAAACCGGCTTGGTCGATCAGATCGTCACGCAATACCTTCTTACCGTCGGCATCCCAGACGGCGACTTCGCCGACCATGCACATGCGTTTCCGGCTGCCCTTTTCGTCGTAGATAAAGCTGGGAACGTTCGGGAAGTCTTCTTCGTTGCGGACTTCGTGCTGATAGCCTTTGACGACCCAATCATTGGTGGCCTGCTTGCCTTCGGTGACGCGAGTCGACCGGTACTGGATGCCGGAATTGTTCGTCACGCTGCAGCGGAACGACAGACGCAGTTCGAAATCGCCGACGTTTCCGCCTTCCCAGATCAGGAAGGTGTTGCCCTTGGAAGGATTTTCAGGGGTGGTTTCACCGTAAATCACTCCGTCGCGGACCGACCACAATCGGGAATCGCCGTCCCATCCGGTCAAGTCTTCGCCGTTAAAGATGGGCTTCAGTTCGGGCGACGGCGCCGGGGCGGCCGTGTCATCGGCCGATGCGACGTTGAAATTGGTAACGGTGAAAGCGGCCAAAGCCACGGCAAGGCCGGCAAGAATGCAGCGGCGAGAAATCGAAAGGACCATCAGGCAGGTTGCTCCTGGAGATTCAAAGGGAAGGGGTGGGGCAGTACCAAAAGGTGTGCTTTGCGGCGGAATCAGAATGCCATCCGCCAGGCAGGGACTGCAGCAGTATGATCGCCCGAGCCGGCCGGCTCAATCAGCCAAGCTGACGCAGTGATCCGAAACATCGGATCGCGGCCAGCCCAGCGACGGTCGCCGGCAACGCCGCCTTGCCAAGCCTGGCTACTCGTTCGAACGCATCCGATCGTCGGCGGCCCGATCGTCACGTTTCTGGCTCTCGGTCTCGGCCAGCTCTTCACCGCGTTCGCCGGTCTCGACTTGTTCATCGGGAATTTCCGCACCATGTGGGTCCAGGGTCGGTCGATCCGTCTCGTCATCCAAACGCGACCGCAGTTCCAGGTCCGTGAAGTGCTCCAATCGCTCCGCCTTGTCGTGGATCCGTTCCTGGTCCAAACCCGCCCGTTCGACCAAGTACTGTTCCCACAATCGGTGCGAACGCACGAGTTGTTGAGCTCGGGAACGACCGGATTCCGTCAGACGAAACGAATCTCCGTCACGCGATACTTGTCCCTTGATCCGCAAAAACGTCGTAGCCAGGTGCAACGGCAATCTACCGGTCAACAGATTGGCCGCCAATTCACCCGCACCGGCAGCATCCACCGTTTGCCGTTCCCCCAAACGAAACAGGTACGCACAAACGTCGTCGCACAAAATTCGTAACGCCAACAACCGTCGACGCACCAAGCGAACCAAGATGCCGTGTCGCGGTCCGAACAACGCGGCGGCGGCCAACAAGGCGCCGGCGGAAACCGCCATCATGCCGGCGGTCGATGTGCTGC is from Crateriforma conspicua and encodes:
- a CDS encoding 3-keto-disaccharide hydrolase; translated protein: MVLSISRRCILAGLAVALAAFTVTNFNVASADDTAAPAPSPELKPIFNGEDLTGWDGDSRLWSVRDGVIYGETTPENPSKGNTFLIWEGGNVGDFELRLSFRCSVTNNSGIQYRSTRVTEGKQATNDWVVKGYQHEVRNEEDFPNVPSFIYDEKGSRKRMCMVGEVAVWDADGKKVLRDDLIDQAGFKELMKVDDWNDVVIIAKGNNIKHYLNGRLVLDFTDKHPEKALSEGVLALQLHGGKPMWTEFKDVRLAQF